AGGCGTATTGGCTTTATGCGCCGCGACAATGAATCGGAAAAAGAGCAAAAGATATAATGCCAGTACCCCCAGGCCGCCAATCATTCCGTATTCCTCGACAATGATGGCGAAAATGAAATCGGAGGAGGATTGCGGAAGGAAATTCTTCTGTACGCTTTTGCCCGGGCCAAGACCATAGAAACCACCGGTGGCGATGGCCGTTTTTGCCTTTTCGATCTGGTAATCATCATCGGAGACTTCGTATTGGGATTTGTCTTTTTCTTTGAAGAAAGTGCCGACGCGGTTTTCCCAGGTTTTGACACGGGCGAAGATTTTTGGTGTGTTATCGGGGTTTGTTTTTTCGGCGACTTTGGCTACGATAATAAATAAAGCGAACATGGCAACACCGATCCCGATAATCGACATGATGTATTTCAACGGGTAATTGCCGATGAATGTCAACATCAGGACCATGGAAAATATTAAAGCCGCAGTGGAAAAGTTGTTTGGTAAAATCAGTGCCAAAGTGAATCCAACCGGCAGCCATAAATCAATAAACGACGATTTGAAGGTGATTTCCTCATTCTGGATTTTGGACAGATACCTTGCCACAAAGATCATCAATACAATAAAAGCCAACGCGGATGTCTGAAACGAAATCCCCACAAAAGGCACTTGTATCCAACGTGTAGCACTGCCCTGCTCTACCCCGAAAAATAAGGTATAAGCCAGCAATGCCCACACGAATGGGAGTAAAATCCGGGAAATACCCCGGAAATAATGATACGGCACTTTTTGGATATTGTATAAAATAAAAAATCCGAAAAGGATGTGTATGGCATGTTTCAGCAAATAACCCAGCGTATTTCCCGAACCGTGGTTCATGTAAGCCAGGTTGCTGCTCGCACTGAATACGGGCATAAATGAAAACAGCGCCAGCAGGGCCACGAATGACCAGATGCCTTTGTCTCCTTTTAAGCTGTTGATTAGTTTGAGCATATCTTTTGGTTCAGGGTTCAGGGTTCAGGAAAAACTTATGCCCTGTAGCTATTTATAAATTTTGTACTGCCTGTTTGAATTGCCTTCCCCTGTCTTCATAATTTTCAAACAAGTCGAAACTCGCACAGGCCGGTGATAATAATACTGCATCACCTTTTTCTGCGATGCGCTGCGAAGTGCGGACGGCATCCACCATCGAATCGACCTCGACCATGATATCCACTACGTTTCCAAACGCATCGATGATTTTTTTGTTATCCACACCAAGGCAAACGATGGCTTTT
This genomic stretch from Flavobacterium pallidum harbors:
- a CDS encoding FtsW/RodA/SpoVE family cell cycle protein, which produces MLKLINSLKGDKGIWSFVALLALFSFMPVFSASSNLAYMNHGSGNTLGYLLKHAIHILFGFFILYNIQKVPYHYFRGISRILLPFVWALLAYTLFFGVEQGSATRWIQVPFVGISFQTSALAFIVLMIFVARYLSKIQNEEITFKSSFIDLWLPVGFTLALILPNNFSTAALIFSMVLMLTFIGNYPLKYIMSIIGIGVAMFALFIIVAKVAEKTNPDNTPKIFARVKTWENRVGTFFKEKDKSQYEVSDDDYQIEKAKTAIATGGFYGLGPGKSVQKNFLPQSSSDFIFAIIVEEYGMIGGLGVLALYLLLFFRFIVAAHKANTPFGKFLVVGLGFPIIFQALINMGVAVQLLPVTGQTLPLVSSGGSSIWMTCIAIGIIISVTKKEEEIAQEMEEKDRRNEALQKMIDKHLQEEDEEQVAEKNAAFDENNYSITDSANPMKAVMNK